The Arthrobacter oryzae DNA window TCCGATGACGATTCCGCCGTTTGCCGCCGTCTCAAGGCCCGCGCTGGCAGCCAGGCCGTCCCGGGCTACCCGCTCCTCGGCGATGACCACCAGGTCGCCGTTCATGCTGCTGCCGTCGTCAAAGACAATCCCGGCCGCGGGGAGCACCGAACCGGGCAGCGTCGGGACCACGGCGGCAGGCCGGAGCGTGGTGCGGATGGGCCGCACACCGCGGGCCCGCAGTACGGCTTCTGCCTGGCCCGCTTCGGGCCCGGTCCCCACGAGGATTCCCAACGGCCGCCGGCCCAGGACGCGGGTCACTTCCTTGACGGCGTCACCGATCCGGGCGGCATCGTCGATGGTGGCGTAGCTCAGGCAGCGGCCCGCACCGTCCACAGGCGCCAGTGCCGGCGCGGAACCGGTGGCAATCACGAGTTGGTCGTAGCTGAATTCCATGCCGTCCGCGGTGGTCACCATGCGGTTGGCGGCATCGATGAAGCTGGCGGGCTGGCCGAAGCGGATCGAAACCTGGGGGAGCGCCGCCAGTTCCAGGAGCTCGGAAGGGGCGTCGTCGCGGTTGCTCAGCACGGTGATGCTGCCGGCGAAGCGGGACCGGTCCAGCTGGCCCACCAGGGCACGGGCAGCCGGTCC harbors:
- a CDS encoding FAD-dependent oxidoreductase → MSAPAASISSSTTFRASSTLARVVIAGAGPAARALVGQLDRSRFAGSITVLSNRDDAPSELLELAALPQVSIRFGQPASFIDAANRMVTTADGMEFSYDQLVIATGSAPALAPVDGAGRCLSYATIDDAARIGDAVKEVTRVLGRRPLGILVGTGPEAGQAEAVLRARGVRPIRTTLRPAAVVPTLPGSVLPAAGIVFDDGSSMNGDLVVIAEERVARDGLAASAGLETAANGGIVIGQDFRTSVPGIWAIGDAASFDGVRLGLLVASGSAAGACAARLMQATLQEAVPAAA